A window of Pleuronectes platessa chromosome 20, fPlePla1.1, whole genome shotgun sequence genomic DNA:
agagagggtgaaacATAAAGGCTGTCCTGGAGAAATAAACcctgattatttttcattcacaATACTTTAAGTACATGaactaattaataataaaaacaataagggTTCTCTGAGAGCCCCTGTTTGTGCTGGGACCTTGGAATCATCCTACCCCGGacagagacaaaacaagaacaaatcagattttttcaattatttttaattaattcacggcttacaattttttttctcctaaCATCATGAACTAAACTACTAAGACAGTATTTAATTTGATGCAGGGTAAATTGTTTGATACAGAGCCGGGTTAATGTGAGATTAGTTGATTGAACAGCCGGTAGGCACTGATGGGATGCTGTGTATGGTTTGTGGTCCTTTTAGAAATGCTCAATGGGGTCGTGGTGGCTTTTGCCTTCACGTATGTTAGTCAACAGACAATTCCCTCCATCACATGGCAGTTTTTGGGAAACTGCGAGATGAAGATGATCATCTCCTCCCAAGTGGACCTGCAAGGAAACAAGAGTTAGAGTTTGTGTTCACCCGGTGAATGCGAGTTCATCTTCGTTTTGCTCCTCTGAGAAAAACAGTGCACAATCTAGTTTTTGAATGTCACGCTGTAAACAGCAGCATTGTTTCATCTTCTTCTATAACACTGGCACCTCAGTGGATATCAGTAAGTATCAGtaagtaaacagtgttgcagccaaatccaattccgCTCCCGAACTTTAATGTCTTGGCTTACAGACGCTATACATGTCACCACAGGAGCAACATGGAGGCTTTTatgttttctgtagtttttttttaacatttgaagaAGTAGTCACCAgatacttcaattgtattggatcgTCATAGTGGTGAGTGTATAAAGAGGGAATGTTGATATATGAGTGAACTTCCTCTTTAAAGGTGATATTTTCTGTGATGTGTATGTCTCGTCCTCCAGGACTTGTTCTTATTTTTCTACCTTaatgtagcgggtcagttcttaataaagttttatacttttagcagtgtcattttccccgctctggatgtgttaattaacctgacaggacagcaactcctataggctgcagggaggcggaggagtttatttagggacaccttagcactctccctcgtcctctctctctctctctctctctctctctctctctctctctctctctctctctctctctctctctctctctctctctctctctctctccccactgccgccggtcctgtgggtgtgtgcggaagtttagcgtgagcgcagcacgtgtggtcgcaattgttggTCGcaagcccagcgtgaagctgtatctgtgtgcgactgtgtcggcgtcaccgtggatcctgtccctgctttattttaaagaattaaagggctgcctccagctaaatagttacggtcactgttttttcccactttagatttcatttagattatttggtttgattatttgtttctttgtgttttgttttgttctattgcaaggtgcaatatatatggttgactgggactgtgcaattcagtggTAATGACTTGAATGGtagtgaattattggctccataaagtagaggcacTCTttggtcattttgttgttgtatatcgtttgcagtgattttcttaaagtgtgttgtgtttggtttttaatgcatgatattttagcattgtacaattgggtctggagcctctaatttctctctattttaagctgtcatttatatcaagtccaggccagcctttccaacctttgcacatgtcactttactgtttgagcagtctgttttaaatcatttgcatctattaaataaattatattttgtattgatatctcagcctcccgtcccgtcttattctggatacttgttgaaccgaattgacattaactgtcatctctgaaccatttttaatcactacattAATGAAGTAGTTGGTCCCGGCAACAACCTGCGTCTTGTAAGTCTCGGGTTTGAACATGTCCTACTTCTTCCGTAACCTTGCTTCAATGTGAACCTGCACCAcctctgagtgagaagggggcatattatcctgatgttgtacagcgtgaatctacaggaacgtgttgttaCAATAATGTTGGCAGTgagggagagttggctgtcAAGTGTCACACCCACGTTTTTGGCAGTCTGAGTGGAGGTTATCACGGAGTTGTCTAAGTTAATCAGGTCGTGGtcgggagagtctttccctggaagaaaTAGCAGTTCTGTCTTGTCAGggttaattttcaggtggtgtgcggtcttccactgagagatgtcggtcagacaggcagagatttgtgcagccacctgtgtttcagatcggggaaaagagaggattagttcggtgtcatcagcatagctatggtaggaaaatcCATGTAAGTGAATGACatagccgagagagttggtgtacagagagaagaggagaggacccaggacggaaccttgagggaccccagtagtgagaggacaaggttcagacacagattctCTCCAAGTTACCAAATAAGTGAGGTCattgagggaggaagagagcagggagagagcataGCAcgagacacccaggtcctgaagggagaaAATAAGGAtttggtggttcactgtgtcaaatgcagcagagaggtctagaaggataaggacagaggagagagaagctgctctagcagtgtgaagttgctcagagacagcaaggagggcagtctcagttgagtgaccttccttgaaaccagactggtgagggtcaagaaggttattgtggttaagataggaggagagttgattaaagatagcggGCTCGAGATCATAAAGTTTCAAAAGCATCAAAATGAAAGACAAGCCCTCTGAACTGTGAGGGAATATCTTGTTTTGCACTTACGCTGTCACAGATCTTCTGAATTTCTCCGTCAGCAGCAGTTTGCCTGGAAAGACATCCAACAAACATTATGACACTGCCATGGAGCTCTAAGGAGTGAAGAGATGAACGAGGTTTTCTCGTCCTACCACTATATTGTGGAGGTGGGGTTGAATGAAAAGAACATTCATGATTTTTTTATGGAAGCCCAAAGTCAGTATGTGAGAAACCTCCAAATAATGACTTgtatatcaaatgtaatgatttcATTACTAACTGTGTCATTATTTTCAGTTCGAAAGTCTTATTTTAAGTAATGTTTATGAAACTAACTCATTATTTGTTAGGGCTGAATAAGTAATAAGTCAATATTTGGAGATTCTACatcctttttttgttattaGGAAATCACTGCTCATAAGTATCTGCACAGTTCCATGGTGATCAAGATGAGGCAGCACCTCTGACACGCCCACATGGGTTCATTGGAAAAATGTTCTTCAACAATGAGAAAAACCTTCACATGAACATTTTGGCCAACAGACCTGTGGGAAGCAGCAGGTCTGAACAGTGAAACTCTTTGGACTGAGAAGAGGAATTCTACACTCGTTGTTCCCGACATTTCGACTTGATGATTGCCGTAGGCATCAATTTGGTATCCTCccctgcagtgttgtgcatgaacgagttcaaaagaacaCGTTCGTTGAACACGTTCGTTGAACACGTTCTTTTGAACTAGTTTACACCGGGTCGAGGAAGCGCCAAGGAAAgccaagcgcctcctatccaccccctgttaaaccttgtGCTGTTCACATCGgctgcgccgcgctgcaccAAGGGAGCCTGGCGCCCTGCATCGATGGTTTCGGCATTGAATCTatggaaacaaactgaaaaatgattttaagcGATACTAATGACATAtttgatatgatataaatgaccaaatatgcatcacactttgtattccccttgtgttgtcctggagtttaaattttcccaattttcccaatcacataattaaatgtccccctgcccatccactacagttCCGaattttaaatggtgaactctgaacgtgaactattcatggcTACTtctatgaactgaactttgaactagttcatgagaggtgtgaacgtgcacaacactgctcTCCTGATGGGGTGACGGTTACGCAACATTCAACCCCATCCTCTTTTCAGATGTCCAAAATGGCGCATGAGACATTCCTTGTGTATCAGGGGCACCTCCCTGTGGATGTCATTACTGAGTTGCTCTCCAGGTTACGGCCTTTAGTCAATTCTTCTTTTTCCGATTTCATGCACTTAGAGGCATTGCATTGTACTTCACATGTGACATGATTCCCTGGTGTCTAACCTCTTCTGTTTCGCTCACCGACCAGCATAAGCCCCTATTCTGCATTCTGAATTCTAACTGTtagttttaaatttttttgatttgcttgctgtgattcttttaatcacagctatgtttagacaattttatataaaattgtctaaacatagctgtgattaaaagaatgtCAGCACAACCCTCACCCTCCAGATCTAAGGCTGCCAGTGAAAGATCTAGGACCATTTGTCAGATCATTTCAGGCTGTCGGTGATTGGGAGTCCACCACAACACCTGATGTAGCGTATTCACCTAGCATGAATGCTTTCAGTTTCAAAATTTCTCCAAATCAGACTTTTCCGGCCACACGATCATTATATGTGGTTGATGACATCTCCATTCTCACGTCATGTTGTCAAATCCCTCAGATACTTCTCCTCTTCTTACAGACTTACCAGAAACGCTGTGGGCGAAGGACAAATACGATGTGGGCCTCATCAGAAACTATGACCCAGTATAAAAATCACTCCCACAGCTCCTTTGTTATAGTAAGAAAACTGAGACATGCCACAGTGGTGAAAATAGACGGGTTGGAAATTATGTAAATCattgaataaataatcaaaattaCAATCTACAGCAAAGAATCGATCTTCTGCTAATTCACTAAAAAGGGCATTTGGAgctcaaaaatgaaaacaagattGGTCCCAGAAGGTTTACCAGTTATGTTAGATGAATTAAATACATACATTAATGTGCATAAAGTTCCACAGTCGATTGAATAAAGGAGAGACCACTACTCTCCCCACGTCTGATGGAGACATGTGCAAAACCCAATGAGGACATCTGGTGGACACATACGATAAATCCAGGATCAGTGAGAAACCCAGGTGTGACAGAAAACCTTAATCCAGACTTGAATCAACCATCGATGATGGATCCATCAGAgtgaaatacaatacaatatacCTCAGGTCTATATTTGGCCATCTGTCCTAATTTTACAACCCTGTCTTCAGGCTTTTGTGTGGAATTGGTTTCTGCTAATCCCAACAGAGACAGAACAATAAATGATTCTCTGGATTCAGAATACATCCAGGAATTTGTCAGGGAGCAGAGAAATTATTAATATACGGTGGCATTGATTGCAAATaatgatggacgacatggcagctTCCCAAAAGTGAGGTAGTGTGAAATTGTCTCGCTTGCCCTCTGGTGGCGGGGAGCAGTATTTGTCTGGTGGAACCTCTTCCATGTTATTGGATGGGacagagaacaaacaaaaaatagttGGTGTAATAAAACAGTATGTTCTTGAAGGGTAGTAGATATTGATGAAAATCCAAACGTTCATTTTTCTGaacaagtttaatttaattagtcatttgataaaaataaataatgcagcggatcatcatgattgacagctgagactgactctcgATTGGCCGAACACGATGCATTGGCAGGGCATTGATACGATCACATCCCCCGATCATTAACCGCACTGACTCTGGCTACAGATAACTTCAGAGGCAAAAGATGGAAGCTTCATTAAGCTTAATTTTTGTTCTTCAGAGAGACCATGGAAACATGACGTCCATGTTTATAcacagtctttggttttaaatcGCTGGCAAATAGAAAACAGTACCGTCAGCTAAGTCTGCACAGTCGTGGGGAACATAGATGGTTTTCATGGAACCAGACACCAAAAGAGTTTCAGTAATTCAACAATGTGCTGCAGGGATGTGATGCACCAGCAGTGAAAGCTTTGAAGATCTTTGATAAGCTTTGTAATAATCTTTGTgacatttaataaatgtaatgcTTTCAGTATTGCAATTTCACACACGTACAAAAAAGTAGCTTCATTCAGCTGATGAGtgctttgtgaataaatgtaagCGATGTGATGCATGTAGCTCTCGGCCCATTTAAAATTTTCAAAGTTGCTTAGAGATGAAGAAAGGTTGGATAACCCTGTTGTAGAAGAAGTGGATCGATCCTCTGCCTTCTTCTCTTGCTGCATGTCCGTCAGGATAAAGCTGCCTTCTTGAATtgataaaaatgtatgtaaagaACTTCAGGTGTTGGGCagtagtgtctctctctctctctctctcgctctctctctctctctctctctctcgctctctctctctctctctctctctctctctctctctctctctctctctctctatctctctctatctctctcactctcactctcactctctcacaccaacacacaggtCAAAAACTCTTCCCATTTCAGACCACTCATCAACTTATTGTGGGTACAGAAAAACACCAAGAGTTCTAAGACCCACGCTGCCAGCTTCTCCAGGGACAGTTCACCTTCTGTTCGGCTGACTGGAAATCAAGCAAGACTGAACCAAGCattaaacagagagagagtgaaacatAAAGGCTGTCCTGGAGAAATAAACCCTAATTATATTTCATTCATAACTtgttaataaatactttatttacatgaactaattaataataaaaacaataagtgtTCACTGAGAGCCCCTGTTTGTGCTGGGACCTTGGAATCATCCTAATCCCCCCcgcacagaaacaaaaacaaatcagattttttcaattatttttaattaatccaCGGCTTACAAAATTTGTTGACATTCTTCTAACATCTCGAACTACACTACTAAGACAGTATATAATTAGATGTAGGGTAACATTGTTTAATACAGAGCCGGGTTAATGTGAGATTATTTGATTTAACAGCCTGTAGGCACTGATGGGATGCTTTGTATGGTTTGTGGTCCCTTTAGAATTGCTCAATAGGGTCGTGGCAGCTTTTGCCTTCACGTATGTTAGTCAACAGACAATTCCCTCCATCACATGGCAGTTTTTGGGAAACTGCGAGATGAAGATGTTCATCTCCTCCCACGTGGACCTGCAAGGAAACAAGAGTTAGAGTTTGTGTTCACCCGATGAATGCGAGTTCATCTTCGTTTTGCTCCTCTGAGAAAAACAGTTCCACTAAGTGCACCATCTAGTTTTTGAATGTCATCCTGTAAACAGCAGCATTGTGTCATCTTCTTCTATAACACTGGCACCTCAGTGGATATCAGTAAGTATCAGTAAGTAAACAACGTTGCAGTCAAATCCAATTCTGCTCCCGAACTTTAATGTCTTGGCTTACAGACGCTAtacatgacaccacaggagcaacATGGAggcttttatgttttctttaagttttttttttacgtttgaagaagtagTCACCAgatacttcaattgtattggatcgTCATAGTGGTGAGTGTATAAAGAGTGAATGTTGATTTATGGGTGAACTTCCACTTTAAAGATGATATTTTCTGTGATGTATGTGTATCATCCTCCAGGacttgttcttctttttctacCTTAATGAAGTAGTTGGTCCCGGTCACAACCTG
This region includes:
- the LOC128426126 gene encoding cystatin-B; this translates as MSLGGELSEVFGADGKVESICDKVRNEVEARLRKKYDMFKPDNYKTQVVTGTNYFIKVHVGGDEHLHLAVSQKLPCDGGNCLLTNIREGKSCHDPIEQF